The Thiorhodovibrio litoralis genome includes a window with the following:
- a CDS encoding hybrid sensor histidine kinase/response regulator — translation MTHQSSAPAPPAQSLTIPERLYGRDAERTILLEAFGRVARGAGEVLLVPGLPGVGKTALVEELRTSVLASNGFFGVGKFGQYQQGTPYSALRQALAGIARALTAEPDARQYWTARLCEAVGDCGQLLTDLAPEFEPLLGTFPPPPNISPQEARHRFGTMLRRFLATLCQPEHPLVLFIDDWQWADAASLAVLEPLEIGLSLRYMLLIAAYRDDELDDAHPFQEKLRHLKQHHVPVTTLALRPLGLTVEQAFLSDTFRPALTNPGELARIMHRHTQGNPFFMRAFVGFVHDTKLLTFSAEQQRWTWSLEDFNAIEVKNDVVEFLAHRFRQLSPDQQALLMRAACLGNRFDLADLGLLTGRSASECRALLREPLDTALLVATKAPDSDGSPAFPANQGGQRGQYLSFAHDRVQQAAHGLLDPAAQPAIKLDIGRTLLQELPPNEMSERLFELVELLNAGLALITDRDEKLRILALNLSVAGKARAATAHRSALGYHRAAGTLLGEPDFAEWIWRHHHETGMELLQGWAESEFLEGEHALAEQLLRQAAERADSALERAEVLNTLIVQYTLQARYADAIAAGREALAGLGVSLPEHDHEAARDAEIARVRAALAETSIAALAERPKMTDPVQRMVGFLLIAIGPSCYRAHQRLWSVIVPMAVNLTLTHGNLPQVGYSHTAFAGLMIWVADDFDTARAFTDLAERLMTETFENPSDQSVFRLMIGSSARFWFAPLEHSCADYAEAYAIGLHAGNLQYAAYAFGHNMYSRFYQGMELAALREETEQSLDFSRSRGNQWAIDLLAGGLLLIDTLHGEASDPDHQASAEHNWLQQVSAHNNPQVLCIFRILKTFSLLLLGRHEDALACSEEVAPTLYMVGTQGLLPWPEHQCTRFLILSALHPWVDADRQHHWNLELDALLARLRRWSEQNPANFAPMATLAEAERARLRGEATQAMRNYVKAVGLAQDGHLPHWEGLIAERAAWFWESQGDDRVAQGSLQQAYDAFARWGADAKLRAMEIHYREWISARLPPTFADLEAEQMRAAVVERQIKLLRLQSAQTRESDRRQDAERQAAELSAATARLREEVAQRKAIEADLRESEARFRLTFNESPVGAGIVSLDLHYQRGNAALGRFLGYSEEQMRNLSVVDITHPDDLPETRTQVGKLLTGELTEVHLDKRYVRAEGSIVWGRLSTSLIRTGQGEPAYFIALIEDITKAKETEQALRLASEEALAASRAKSEFLANMSHEIRTPLNGVIGMLQLLGDTRLTEEQLECTSTALRSSRRLEGLLSDILDLSRIEAGKLRLSPAAFQIAELRTAVLEIFGLAAQEKGLALACHIQPGTPEWVIGDELRLRQVLLNLVGNAIKYSDKGKVCVTLSPIAASDCAPARIGFEVSDTGRGIPAEDIEQVFQPFFQSLPHAGSVSQGAGLGLAIVSRLLNLMHGQIEVESTPGVGTRVRFAVPLQVAGTQPSPLFTTTDEAAVATASASASWSLLLVDDEPTNLLVARRLLEKSGHQVRCAANGQEALDALRAEPFDAVLMDVQMPGMDGLETTRAIRDGAAGAERAGVPIIAMTAHAMSGDEERFLAHGMNAYTSKPVDRAQLLKTVHRVCARH, via the coding sequence ATGACTCATCAATCTTCTGCCCCCGCCCCCCCTGCCCAATCGCTCACAATTCCCGAACGGCTCTATGGCCGCGACGCCGAGCGCACCATCTTGCTCGAGGCCTTCGGGCGGGTGGCGCGGGGTGCGGGCGAAGTCTTGCTGGTGCCAGGTCTGCCTGGCGTCGGCAAAACCGCACTGGTCGAGGAACTTCGCACCAGCGTGCTGGCGAGCAACGGATTCTTCGGCGTTGGCAAGTTCGGCCAATACCAGCAAGGGACGCCTTATTCAGCACTGCGCCAGGCGCTAGCAGGCATTGCGCGCGCGCTGACTGCGGAACCCGATGCCCGTCAGTATTGGACAGCCCGGCTGTGCGAGGCCGTCGGCGATTGCGGGCAGCTATTGACTGATCTGGCGCCTGAGTTCGAGCCGCTGCTCGGCACCTTCCCACCCCCACCGAATATCAGCCCGCAGGAAGCACGCCATCGCTTCGGCACCATGCTGCGCCGTTTTCTCGCGACCCTGTGCCAGCCGGAGCATCCGCTGGTGCTGTTTATCGACGACTGGCAATGGGCAGACGCGGCTTCGCTTGCAGTGCTCGAGCCGCTCGAGATCGGCCTTTCTCTGCGGTACATGTTGTTGATCGCCGCCTACCGCGATGACGAGCTCGATGATGCCCATCCCTTTCAGGAAAAGCTGCGTCATCTCAAACAGCACCATGTCCCGGTCACGACTCTGGCGCTGCGGCCGCTCGGGTTGACCGTCGAGCAGGCATTTCTGAGCGATACCTTTCGGCCCGCATTGACCAACCCTGGCGAACTGGCGCGCATCATGCACCGCCATACCCAGGGCAATCCGTTTTTCATGCGTGCCTTTGTCGGCTTCGTTCATGACACGAAACTACTGACCTTTTCAGCCGAGCAACAACGTTGGACCTGGTCGCTGGAGGACTTCAACGCCATTGAGGTCAAGAACGACGTGGTCGAGTTCCTCGCCCACCGCTTCCGCCAGCTCAGCCCGGACCAACAGGCGCTGCTGATGCGGGCCGCTTGCCTCGGCAATCGCTTCGACCTGGCTGATCTCGGCCTGCTCACCGGCCGCTCGGCGAGCGAGTGCCGAGCGCTCCTGCGCGAGCCGCTCGATACCGCCCTGCTGGTGGCGACCAAGGCCCCAGACAGCGATGGCAGCCCAGCATTTCCGGCCAACCAAGGCGGCCAGAGAGGCCAGTATCTGTCCTTTGCGCACGACCGGGTGCAGCAAGCGGCGCATGGGTTGCTCGATCCCGCCGCACAGCCCGCGATCAAACTCGACATCGGCCGCACCCTGTTGCAAGAGTTACCGCCCAATGAGATGAGCGAGCGACTGTTCGAGCTAGTCGAACTGCTCAACGCCGGTCTCGCGCTGATTACCGACCGCGACGAGAAGCTGCGCATACTGGCACTGAATCTTTCCGTTGCGGGCAAGGCGCGCGCAGCCACGGCCCACCGCAGTGCACTCGGCTACCATCGCGCCGCCGGCACCCTGCTGGGCGAGCCGGACTTCGCCGAATGGATCTGGCGCCATCACCATGAAACCGGCATGGAACTGCTACAGGGCTGGGCCGAGAGCGAATTCCTCGAGGGCGAGCATGCGCTGGCGGAGCAGCTGCTGCGCCAGGCGGCGGAGCGCGCCGACAGCGCGTTGGAGCGAGCCGAGGTGCTGAACACGCTTATTGTGCAATACACCCTGCAAGCCCGCTATGCGGATGCCATCGCCGCCGGTCGCGAAGCCCTTGCCGGACTTGGCGTCAGCCTCCCCGAGCACGACCACGAAGCCGCGCGAGACGCCGAGATCGCCCGGGTGCGCGCCGCGCTGGCCGAAACATCCATTGCCGCCCTGGCCGAGCGCCCGAAAATGACCGACCCGGTGCAGCGCATGGTCGGCTTCCTGCTGATCGCCATCGGCCCATCCTGTTACCGCGCCCATCAGCGGCTGTGGTCCGTCATCGTGCCGATGGCGGTGAACCTGACGTTAACCCACGGCAATCTGCCGCAAGTCGGCTACAGCCACACGGCCTTTGCTGGACTGATGATCTGGGTCGCTGATGATTTCGACACCGCGCGCGCCTTCACCGATCTGGCCGAGCGGTTAATGACAGAGACCTTCGAGAACCCGTCCGACCAGAGCGTCTTCCGGCTGATGATTGGCAGTTCGGCACGGTTCTGGTTCGCGCCGCTCGAGCACAGCTGCGCCGATTATGCCGAGGCCTATGCCATCGGGCTGCACGCGGGCAATCTGCAGTATGCGGCCTATGCTTTCGGGCACAACATGTACAGCCGCTTCTATCAGGGCATGGAACTCGCCGCCCTGCGCGAGGAGACCGAACAGTCACTGGATTTCAGTCGCTCGCGCGGCAATCAGTGGGCCATCGACCTGCTCGCGGGCGGGCTGCTGCTGATCGACACCCTGCACGGCGAGGCGAGCGATCCCGACCACCAGGCAAGCGCGGAGCACAACTGGTTGCAGCAAGTGAGCGCGCACAATAACCCCCAGGTGCTCTGCATCTTCCGCATTCTCAAGACCTTCAGCCTGCTGCTGCTCGGTCGCCACGAGGACGCCCTGGCCTGCTCCGAGGAGGTTGCCCCAACGCTCTACATGGTCGGCACTCAGGGCTTGCTGCCCTGGCCCGAACATCAATGCACGCGGTTTCTGATTCTGAGCGCGCTCCACCCCTGGGTCGATGCCGACCGTCAGCATCATTGGAATCTCGAGCTCGACGCGCTGCTTGCGCGCCTGCGTCGCTGGAGCGAGCAAAACCCTGCGAATTTTGCGCCCATGGCCACGCTGGCCGAGGCCGAGCGCGCGCGCCTGCGCGGCGAGGCCACGCAAGCCATGCGCAACTATGTGAAGGCCGTTGGTCTGGCGCAGGACGGGCACTTGCCGCATTGGGAAGGGCTGATCGCCGAGCGCGCCGCCTGGTTTTGGGAGTCCCAGGGTGACGATCGCGTTGCCCAGGGCAGCTTGCAGCAAGCCTATGATGCCTTCGCCCGCTGGGGCGCCGATGCCAAACTGCGCGCCATGGAGATCCACTACCGCGAATGGATCTCAGCGCGACTGCCGCCGACCTTTGCTGACCTCGAGGCCGAGCAGATGCGCGCCGCCGTGGTGGAGCGCCAGATTAAGCTGCTGCGCCTGCAATCGGCCCAGACCCGCGAGAGCGATCGCCGCCAGGATGCCGAGCGCCAGGCCGCGGAACTCTCCGCCGCGACCGCCCGACTGCGCGAGGAGGTCGCGCAGCGCAAGGCGATCGAGGCCGATCTGCGCGAAAGCGAGGCCCGTTTTCGTCTCACCTTTAATGAATCGCCGGTCGGCGCCGGGATCGTATCGCTGGACCTCCACTATCAACGCGGTAATGCGGCGCTCGGGCGCTTTCTGGGTTACAGCGAAGAGCAGATGCGCAATCTCAGCGTCGTCGATATCACCCACCCGGATGACCTCCCAGAGACCCGCACGCAGGTTGGCAAGCTACTCACAGGCGAGCTCACCGAGGTGCACCTCGACAAGCGCTATGTGCGCGCCGAGGGCAGCATCGTCTGGGGCCGGTTATCGACCAGCCTGATCCGCACTGGCCAGGGCGAGCCGGCCTATTTCATCGCCCTGATCGAGGACATCACCAAGGCGAAGGAGACCGAGCAAGCGCTGCGCCTTGCCAGCGAGGAAGCCCTGGCCGCGAGCCGGGCCAAGAGCGAGTTCCTCGCCAACATGAGCCACGAGATCCGCACGCCGCTCAATGGCGTGATCGGCATGCTGCAGCTACTCGGGGACACCAGGCTGACTGAAGAGCAACTCGAATGCACCAGCACAGCATTGCGCTCATCCAGGCGGCTTGAAGGGCTGCTCTCGGACATTCTCGATCTCTCGCGCATCGAAGCCGGCAAGCTGAGGCTCTCTCCGGCCGCCTTCCAAATCGCCGAACTGCGCACAGCTGTGCTGGAGATTTTTGGCCTCGCCGCGCAAGAGAAAGGGCTCGCGCTGGCCTGTCACATTCAGCCGGGCACGCCGGAATGGGTCATTGGTGATGAACTGCGCCTGCGTCAGGTACTGCTTAACCTGGTCGGCAACGCGATTAAATACAGCGACAAAGGCAAAGTATGCGTCACGCTGAGCCCAATCGCCGCCAGCGACTGCGCACCGGCGCGCATTGGTTTCGAGGTCAGTGATACCGGCCGTGGCATTCCCGCCGAAGACATCGAGCAGGTCTTCCAGCCTTTTTTTCAGTCATTACCCCATGCCGGCTCGGTCTCTCAAGGCGCCGGACTCGGTCTTGCCATCGTCAGCCGGCTGCTTAACCTGATGCATGGCCAGATCGAGGTCGAAAGCACGCCAGGGGTAGGCACGCGCGTGCGCTTTGCGGTTCCACTGCAAGTGGCTGGAACGCAACCATCGCCGCTATTTACGACAACCGACGAGGCCGCCGTGGCCACAGCATCAGCCAGCGCAAGCTGGTCCTTGCTCTTGGTGGATGACGAACCGACCAACCTGCTGGTCGCTCGACGGCTGCTTGAGAAATCCGGCCACCAGGTGCGCTGTGCCGCTAATGGCCAAGAAGCACTCGACGCCCTGCGCGCCGAGCCCTTCGATGCTGTGCTGATGGACGTACAGATGCCTGGCATGGACGGACTCGAGACCACCCGCGCCATTCGCGACGGCGCAGCCGGGGCTGAGCGCGCAGGAGTCCCCATCATTGCCATGACCGCCCACGCCATGAGCGGCGACGAAGAACGCTTCCTGGCTCACGGCATGAATGCCTATACTTCAAAGCCCGTCGATCGCGCCCAGTTGCTCAAGACCGTCCACCGTGTCTGCGCCCGTCACTGA
- a CDS encoding transporter substrate-binding domain-containing protein: MMGLRAGRWPILLGWLLLISSAALSADSLDDIRWRGELVVGVKADVPAWGERCPGSDRIVGLEPDLARDLADRLGVALKLVPVLSAERENALESGRVDMIIATMNETPERREAMTLVQPPYYESGASLLARQSAGFHQWSDIRNRRICSRRGSFYNRPLAVEHGADIVALYSAEVALKALLEGRCDGFLGDTAVFSVMLGDPQLATRYEMVLPPLYVTGWVAALNRDERGSRLEQFVSDAIKDWHGSGLFTQLEEKWGIRHSDFSQRMRSTWREGSSAPEDEGLSLTDGSASGPSQSPPAALDKSTPSQHSSDSRAGQTQADAAAPRHEHQPQPKPNLDPAELSKTAPTRTELAPVTPSSSSLSRAVPAGALPPDIARIVSSGELIVAMGGMETPPFFYTLSGETVGLEVTMARELAAELGVELRLNRDAQSFNEVVDLVAEGEADIGISKLSRTLARAQRVQFSAPYLRLSHALAFNRLRLAQMTHSQQLENVVRTFDGSIGVIAHSSFAEFAKRNFPAAQIRPYPTWDAAVEAVSTGEVVAVYRDELEIRRLLTADSQASLRLRTVTLEDLQDTLSVVVALGDDALLNFINLFLETRANKLDIETTLEAAREADELIRSGASN, translated from the coding sequence ATGATGGGGCTTCGCGCGGGCCGCTGGCCAATCCTGCTAGGCTGGCTGCTGCTAATCAGCAGCGCCGCGCTGAGCGCCGACAGCCTCGACGACATCCGTTGGCGCGGCGAGTTGGTGGTCGGCGTCAAGGCCGATGTCCCAGCCTGGGGTGAGCGCTGCCCCGGGAGCGATCGGATCGTCGGCCTAGAGCCGGACCTGGCTCGCGATCTGGCCGATCGACTGGGGGTGGCGCTGAAGTTGGTGCCGGTGCTCTCGGCGGAACGCGAGAACGCGCTCGAGTCGGGACGGGTCGATATGATCATCGCGACCATGAACGAGACGCCCGAGCGGCGCGAGGCGATGACGCTGGTGCAACCGCCTTACTATGAGTCAGGCGCCAGCCTGCTGGCGCGCCAATCCGCCGGCTTTCATCAGTGGTCGGACATTCGCAACCGGCGCATCTGTTCGCGTCGTGGCTCCTTCTACAATCGGCCTCTGGCGGTCGAGCATGGCGCCGACATCGTTGCCCTGTACAGCGCCGAGGTTGCGTTGAAGGCCCTGCTGGAGGGACGCTGCGATGGCTTTCTCGGTGATACCGCGGTGTTTTCGGTGATGCTCGGCGACCCGCAGTTGGCAACGCGCTACGAGATGGTGTTGCCGCCGCTCTACGTCACCGGTTGGGTGGCTGCCCTGAATCGAGACGAGCGCGGCAGCCGGCTGGAGCAGTTCGTCTCCGACGCGATCAAGGACTGGCACGGCAGCGGTCTTTTCACCCAGCTTGAAGAGAAATGGGGCATCCGACATAGCGATTTCAGCCAGCGCATGCGGTCGACCTGGCGCGAGGGCTCATCCGCCCCGGAAGACGAGGGGTTGTCGCTGACTGATGGCAGCGCGAGCGGTCCGTCGCAGTCGCCGCCGGCGGCACTCGACAAATCGACTCCAAGCCAGCACTCGAGCGATTCGCGCGCGGGCCAAACGCAAGCGGACGCGGCTGCCCCCAGGCATGAGCATCAGCCTCAGCCCAAGCCGAATCTCGACCCGGCCGAACTGTCGAAGACCGCCCCAACCCGCACTGAACTGGCACCCGTCACCCCCTCCAGCTCCAGCCTGAGCCGGGCAGTACCGGCCGGAGCACTTCCACCTGACATCGCCCGTATCGTCAGCAGCGGCGAGCTCATCGTCGCCATGGGCGGCATGGAGACACCACCGTTCTTCTATACCCTGAGTGGGGAGACCGTCGGTCTCGAGGTCACCATGGCACGCGAGTTGGCGGCCGAACTCGGCGTCGAACTGCGGCTGAACCGTGACGCGCAAAGCTTCAACGAGGTCGTCGATCTGGTCGCCGAAGGCGAGGCGGATATCGGCATCAGCAAGCTGTCGCGCACCCTGGCACGGGCCCAGCGGGTGCAATTCTCCGCGCCCTATCTTCGCCTCAGTCATGCCTTGGCCTTCAATCGGCTGCGCCTGGCGCAGATGACTCATTCGCAGCAGTTGGAGAACGTGGTGCGCACCTTCGATGGCAGCATCGGCGTGATCGCGCACTCGTCATTTGCCGAATTCGCCAAGCGCAACTTCCCAGCCGCGCAGATCCGCCCCTATCCGACCTGGGACGCAGCGGTCGAGGCGGTGAGCACCGGCGAGGTGGTCGCCGTATATCGCGATGAACTGGAAATTCGCCGACTCCTGACCGCGGATTCCCAGGCCTCGCTGCGGTTGCGCACCGTCACCCTGGAGGATCTGCAGGACACCCTCAGCGTGGTCGTCGCGCTCGGGGACGACGCCCTGCTTAACTTCATCAACCTGTTTCTTGAAACCAGGGCAAACAAGCTGGACATCGAAACAACCCTCGAGGCGGCGCGCGAGGCGGATGAGCTAATCCGCTCTGGAGCGAGCAACTGA
- a CDS encoding SpoIIE family protein phosphatase, with product MTTPTTRQSANLFRNYNRMIAVAYLSLLLALIVFFGYLFQRKLAEEIHFIEANVERHAQFFEFVLRSAGDQLETLRISAATRGNGGAAPAGDASPLKSPPGLWLRPNDDGSGFNLDALPDRDSAGNILGTGALEGRSETFYRDLAIILSLNDEWSSLLFNLPSAAGAHFFSTQGVQAQLPWRRAEKIAFVAQVVNQPVWQLGLPAANPDRAKYWAPVYFGGEALGLLAPVAVPIYDEDRFIGVLSIDLSVDYLNRINSDFTYPLGFTMLVDDQQRVLTHPVMYQNPLAVEQTPDLAQSLPESLRPFQAELLALPARQAAEIADYLVIRRPLLNAPWSMLYIVPMQKLWALLLGDIGGPMVAMLIGLALLMGLTYLLTSREFVGPAAKLVRHIAAESNFEPTDIPAVPSSWRPWFESITRAFNESMQLVSLRQELDIAARVQAAILPQHWPSDPRYALWGRMRPAKEIGGDFYDHFEACEEMRDIMVADVSDKGIPAGLFGTQANTLLRAYATQRQDSIGELMAIVNDILADDNDACTFVTLIYIRFNPASGELTYVNAGHPSPLLVRADGEVSELPPTKGVVLGVMEEIDYQTGSFKLTAGDTLILFSDGVNEAMNQSQQEFGTERLHALFSGQPPNSPREAVDRIFDAVDAFADDQEQSDDITCVALQFGEQDRTTTVDASPVDQADAG from the coding sequence ATGACAACGCCAACGACGCGCCAGTCGGCCAACCTCTTTCGCAACTACAACCGCATGATCGCGGTGGCTTACCTGTCGCTGCTATTGGCGCTCATCGTCTTCTTTGGCTACCTCTTCCAGCGCAAGCTGGCCGAGGAGATTCACTTTATCGAAGCCAATGTCGAGCGTCATGCCCAGTTCTTCGAGTTCGTGCTGCGCTCGGCCGGCGACCAATTAGAGACGCTGCGCATCTCAGCGGCCACGCGCGGCAATGGCGGCGCGGCGCCTGCCGGCGATGCCTCGCCACTGAAGAGCCCCCCGGGGCTGTGGCTGCGCCCGAACGATGACGGCTCCGGCTTCAATCTCGATGCCCTGCCCGACCGCGACTCGGCCGGTAACATCCTCGGCACCGGCGCGCTCGAAGGACGCTCGGAGACCTTCTATCGCGATCTGGCGATCATCCTCAGCCTGAACGACGAGTGGAGCTCGCTGCTCTTCAACCTGCCCAGTGCCGCGGGCGCGCATTTCTTTTCAACCCAGGGGGTCCAGGCGCAACTACCATGGCGACGCGCGGAAAAGATCGCCTTTGTGGCCCAGGTGGTCAATCAGCCGGTGTGGCAGCTGGGACTCCCGGCCGCCAATCCAGACCGAGCGAAGTATTGGGCGCCGGTCTACTTCGGCGGTGAAGCACTCGGTCTGCTGGCGCCGGTTGCGGTGCCGATCTACGATGAGGATCGGTTCATCGGCGTGCTCTCGATTGATCTCAGCGTTGATTACCTTAACCGGATCAACAGCGACTTCACCTATCCGCTCGGCTTCACCATGCTGGTTGACGACCAGCAACGTGTGCTGACCCATCCAGTGATGTACCAGAATCCCCTCGCGGTGGAGCAGACACCGGATCTCGCGCAATCGCTACCCGAGTCGCTGCGGCCATTTCAGGCTGAACTCCTTGCACTGCCGGCTCGGCAAGCAGCTGAAATCGCGGACTACCTGGTGATCCGCCGGCCGTTGCTCAATGCGCCTTGGTCGATGCTCTATATCGTGCCGATGCAGAAACTCTGGGCTCTGCTGCTCGGGGATATCGGTGGCCCGATGGTGGCAATGTTGATCGGACTGGCGTTGCTGATGGGGCTTACCTATCTGCTGACCTCGCGCGAATTCGTTGGCCCAGCGGCAAAGTTGGTGCGACACATTGCCGCCGAGTCCAACTTCGAGCCCACCGATATCCCTGCGGTACCCTCATCCTGGCGACCCTGGTTCGAGAGCATCACACGCGCCTTTAACGAGTCCATGCAACTGGTATCGCTTCGCCAAGAGCTGGATATCGCCGCGCGAGTGCAGGCCGCGATCCTGCCCCAGCACTGGCCCAGCGACCCTCGCTATGCGCTCTGGGGCCGAATGCGACCCGCCAAGGAGATTGGGGGCGACTTCTACGACCATTTCGAGGCATGCGAGGAGATGCGCGACATCATGGTCGCGGACGTCAGCGACAAGGGCATTCCGGCAGGCCTGTTCGGCACCCAAGCGAATACACTTTTGCGCGCCTATGCGACTCAGCGGCAGGATTCGATCGGAGAGCTGATGGCGATCGTCAACGACATCCTGGCGGACGACAATGACGCCTGCACCTTCGTCACCCTGATCTATATCCGCTTCAACCCCGCGTCTGGCGAACTCACCTATGTCAACGCCGGCCATCCCTCACCGCTGCTGGTGCGCGCCGATGGTGAGGTCTCTGAATTGCCCCCCACCAAAGGCGTTGTGCTCGGAGTGATGGAAGAGATCGATTATCAGACCGGCTCCTTCAAGCTCACGGCCGGTGATACCCTGATCCTATTCAGCGATGGCGTCAACGAAGCCATGAATCAAAGTCAACAGGAGTTCGGCACCGAGCGCCTGCATGCGCTGTTCTCCGGTCAGCCGCCAAACAGCCCACGCGAGGCCGTGGACCGGATCTTCGACGCGGTTGATGCCTTTGCCGACGACCAAGAGCAATCCGACGACATCACCTGCGTCGCGCTGCAGTTCGGTGAGCAGGATCGCACGACCACAGTCGATGCGTCCCCGGTGGACCAGGCGGACGCAGGATGA
- a CDS encoding ABC transporter permease codes for MRAALWHTKDPLLLLAVTVLLLWLLAALVLPWLALAPNQVDLPRILAPPGGELWLGADDLGRPVLDRVLMGARTALAVGLGVVLVSAAVGALIGGAAALAGGVWDLLTVRVIDVFLAFPGILLAIALAGILGPGLGNLVIALAAVGWVGYARLARAQVLSLRSREHVLAARALGVGSGRILLRHLLPLAAAPLMVEATFGIAAAVISEAGLSFLGLGVQPPHASWGTMIRDGVGVLLVAPHLVLAPGIALLLVVLAVNRVGDAWRDHLDVRGRVV; via the coding sequence ATGCGTGCTGCGCTCTGGCACACCAAAGATCCGCTGCTGCTCTTGGCCGTCACCGTGCTGCTGCTGTGGCTACTCGCCGCGCTGGTGCTGCCCTGGCTCGCGCTCGCGCCCAACCAGGTGGATTTGCCGCGCATTCTGGCACCGCCGGGTGGTGAACTGTGGCTGGGGGCCGACGACCTTGGTCGGCCGGTGCTGGACCGGGTGCTGATGGGCGCGCGCACGGCGCTTGCGGTCGGACTGGGCGTGGTGCTGGTCTCGGCCGCTGTGGGTGCGCTGATCGGGGGCGCGGCGGCGCTGGCCGGCGGCGTCTGGGATCTGCTGACAGTGCGAGTCATCGATGTCTTTCTGGCGTTTCCGGGTATCCTGCTCGCCATTGCGCTGGCGGGTATTCTCGGGCCAGGGCTTGGCAATCTGGTCATCGCCCTTGCCGCTGTCGGGTGGGTCGGCTACGCGCGCCTGGCGCGGGCACAGGTGCTGTCGTTGCGTTCGCGCGAGCATGTGCTCGCCGCGCGTGCGTTGGGGGTTGGCAGCGGCCGCATTCTGCTGCGCCATCTGCTGCCGCTGGCGGCGGCACCCTTGATGGTGGAGGCCACCTTTGGTATCGCCGCGGCGGTAATCAGCGAGGCAGGCCTGTCGTTTCTGGGGCTGGGCGTGCAGCCGCCACATGCCTCCTGGGGCACCATGATTCGCGACGGGGTGGGTGTGCTGCTGGTGGCGCCCCATCTGGTGCTGGCGCCGGGCATTGCTTTGCTGTTGGTGGTGCTCGCTGTCAATCGGGTTGGCGATGCCTGGCGAGACCACCTAGACGTGCGCGGCCGCGTGGTCTGA
- a CDS encoding dicarboxylate/amino acid:cation symporter, whose product MATQHHERGLKRLALHPLVIIASLFLGLAMGTYLPEFSLRFDFVGDVYLDLMKMVVLPFMVAAVIYSVQRVMREGESGSILLRVLLVFLVFSLVSAVTGALVMFVVQQLWSFSPHTLEILGNLVGVDSGAHNIEMTLSSPMTAASEPGVGSVLLSLIPSNIFAALTNGETLQVLVFSILLGLAIGHVPDSVAQAFTDTLHAVYQGCQMLMRWMSYFLPPVLLFMSAAQIAESGWEPILAMTQFLAAFAAGSFALIGFSALVIWQRSGSTLGTVLDALRDPFSLAVATRNSVICMPVMIQSLIDRIGLDQTRVELLVPLSVSLLRTGPILYYVCATLFVAQIYGMSLSATDFAILLAGSIIAGLASAGMTGIAVVTLTGIVCGYIGLPFEAAFILFLAIDPLVDILRTLVLVMTNMASVSLACERPALGEAQACPA is encoded by the coding sequence ATGGCCACTCAGCATCACGAACGCGGGCTCAAGCGACTGGCATTACATCCGCTGGTTATCATCGCGAGCCTGTTTCTCGGGCTTGCGATGGGCACGTACTTGCCCGAATTTTCTCTCCGCTTCGACTTCGTCGGCGATGTCTACCTCGACCTGATGAAGATGGTGGTGCTGCCGTTCATGGTCGCCGCGGTGATCTACAGCGTGCAGCGGGTCATGCGTGAAGGTGAGTCTGGCAGCATCTTGCTTCGCGTGCTGCTGGTGTTCCTGGTCTTCTCCCTGGTCTCGGCGGTCACCGGCGCCCTGGTCATGTTTGTCGTGCAGCAGTTGTGGAGCTTCTCGCCTCACACCCTGGAAATCTTGGGTAACCTGGTTGGTGTTGATTCCGGCGCCCACAATATCGAGATGACACTCAGCAGCCCGATGACAGCGGCGTCAGAACCCGGTGTCGGTTCGGTGTTGTTAAGCCTGATCCCTTCCAACATCTTCGCCGCACTGACAAATGGCGAGACCTTGCAGGTCCTGGTGTTCTCGATCTTGCTCGGGCTCGCGATCGGCCATGTCCCCGACTCAGTCGCCCAGGCCTTCACTGACACCCTGCATGCCGTCTATCAGGGCTGCCAGATGCTGATGCGTTGGATGAGTTACTTCTTGCCGCCGGTGCTGCTCTTCATGAGCGCGGCGCAGATCGCCGAGTCTGGCTGGGAGCCGATTCTGGCGATGACCCAATTCCTGGCCGCCTTCGCCGCCGGCTCGTTTGCCCTGATAGGCTTCTCGGCGCTGGTGATCTGGCAACGCAGCGGATCGACGCTCGGCACGGTGCTCGACGCCCTTCGCGATCCGTTCTCGCTGGCGGTGGCAACCCGCAACAGCGTGATCTGCATGCCCGTGATGATCCAGTCGTTGATTGATCGCATCGGACTGGATCAGACCCGAGTCGAGCTGCTGGTGCCACTGAGCGTGTCGCTGCTGCGCACCGGCCCGATTCTCTACTACGTCTGCGCGACGCTCTTTGTTGCCCAGATCTACGGGATGAGCCTGAGCGCAACCGACTTCGCCATCCTGCTCGCAGGCTCGATCATCGCTGGACTGGCATCGGCCGGCATGACCGGCATTGCGGTCGTCACCCTCACCGGCATCGTCTGCGGTTATATCGGACTACCCTTCGAGGCCGCCTTCATCCTCTTCTTGGCGATTGATCCCCTGGTCGACATCCTGCGCACCCTGGTCCTGGTGATGACCAACATGGCATCGGTCAGCCTCGCCTGCGAACGCCCCGCGCTCGGGGAGGCGCAAGCATGCCCTGCCTAG